Proteins from one Panicum virgatum strain AP13 chromosome 7K, P.virgatum_v5, whole genome shotgun sequence genomic window:
- the LOC120639562 gene encoding uncharacterized protein LOC120639562 produces MASTNAVAAEVSTAVTKLNEHLAKALNGADATAGAANNTTVITLAGENSGATMEAEDLVVVGNADAEEEENDEDHDQQEDEEEDVVISAYTNSNYQAVNNSVLVSGSCAVNDPGVHVVVVEHVDEIRDYDDDLDAQEF; encoded by the coding sequence ATGGCCTCCAccaacgccgtcgccgccgaggtGAGCACCGCCGTCACCAAGCTGAACGAGCACCTCGCCAAGGCGCTCAACGgcgccgacgccaccgccggGGCCGCCAACAACACCACCGTCATCACGCTGGCGGGGGAGAACAGCGGCGCCACCATGGAGGCGGAggacctcgtcgtcgtcggcaacgcggacgcggaggaggaggagaatgaCGAGGACCATGACCAGcaagaggatgaggaggaggacgtggtcaTCAGCGCCTACACCAACAGCAACTACCAGGCCGTCAACAACTCCGTGCTCGTCTCCGGCAGCTGCGCCGTCAACGACCCCGGcgtccacgtcgtcgtcgtcgagcacGTCGACGAGATACGCGACTACGACGACGACCTCGACGCCCAAGAGTTCTAA
- the LOC120639563 gene encoding uncharacterized protein C594.04c-like: MAGGNLKNLVVALLVPLPSIFFYFSFVRPGGDADADAGPLTSWCAEHPLLLANILFFLNVNVLFWLVGLLLSNHWLIDLYWTVIPVMLLHYYRGHPASVADAARSAVAVALTWVWSARLTHNYLRREGWEFGKRDDWRFNEMRGQYGKTWWWMSFFTVYLSQQVFLIGICLPMYAIYSSNQPWGIWDVMATATCIAGIVIAHFADTQLHKFVTMNDKLKQLGEPTVPTLEDGLWRYSRHPNYFGEQLWWWGLYLFAWNLGQQWMFVGPLVNSMCLGYVTVLVERRMLKQEHRAEAYKLYQRRTSVWIPWFRKSVPELKQKET; encoded by the exons atggccggcggcaacCTCAAGAACTTGGTCGTCGCCCTCCTCGTCCCGCTCCCGTCCATCTTCTTCTACTTCTCCTTCGTCCGCCCCGGGGGCGATGCCGATGCCGATGCCGGCCCGCTCACCTCGTGGTGCGCCGAGCACCCGCTCCTCCTGGCgaacatcctcttcttcctcaacgTCAACGTGCTCTTCTGGCTCGTCGGACTCCTACTCTCCAACCACTGG CTCATCGACCTGTACTGGACCGTCATCCCGGTGATGCTGCTGCACTACTACCGGGGCCACCCGGCGTCCGTGGCGGACGCGGCGAGGTCCGCGGTGGCCGTGGCGCTCACCTGGGTGTGGAGCGCCAGGCTCACGCACAACTACCTGCGCCGCGAGGGCTGGGAGTTTGGCAAGAGGGACGACTGGAGGTTCAACGAGATGCGGGGGCAGTATGGCAAGACCTGGTGGTGGATGTCATTCTTCACCGTCTACCTCTCCCAGCAG GTGTTCCTGATCGGCATCTGCCTGCCGATGTACGCCATCTACTCAAGCAACCAGCCGTGGGGTATCTGGGATGTCATGGCGACCGCCACCTGCATTGCTGGAATTGTTATCGCTCACTTCGCCGACACCCAGCTGCACAAGTTCGTGACCATGAATGACAAACTGAAGCAGCTGGGCGAGCCAACTGTACCAACCCTTGAGGACGGCCTGTGGCGGTACTCGCGCCACCCTAACTACTTCGGCGAGCAGCTCTGGTGGTGGGGGTTGTACCTCTTCGCCTGGAACCTGGGCCAGCAATGGATGTTCGTGGGGCCCCTTGTCAACAGCATGTGCCTTGGCTATGTCACGGTGCTTGTGGAGCGGCGCATGCTGAAGCAGGAGCACCGAGCTGAGGCCTACAAGCTGTACCAGAGGAGGACCTCTGTGTGGATCCCCTGGTTCAGGAAGTCTGTCCCAGAACTGAAGCAGAAGGAGACCTAA
- the LOC120642845 gene encoding peroxidase 44-like: MERLHYTDPTLAPALIRLLFHDCFVRGCDASVLIAPTPRYSSERAAIPNYALRGFGAVDAAKRALEAACPGAVSCADALALAARDAVELLGGCRYDVALGRRDGTRSDPWEVDLPAPFARLDDVLAYFAARGFSAEETVVLFGAHTVGGAHCSSFRYRLTGPDSGGAMDETLRRDMLDTCGAADLPLDTDPAAFFDPDTPFTVDNNYYAQLMSNRTLLQVDQEAATHPDTAPHVAYYAASPGAFLQRFSEAMAKLSNAGVLEGDAGEVRKVCSRYNT, translated from the coding sequence ATGGAGCGCCTCCACTACACGGACCCGACCCTGGCGCCCGCCCTCATCCGGCTGCtcttccacgactgcttcgtcCGCGGCTGCGACGCCTCCGTCCTGatcgcgcccacgccgcgctaCTCCTCCGAGCGCGCCGCCATTCCCAACTACGCCCTGCGCGGCTTCggcgccgtcgacgccgccaaGCGCGCGCTCGAGGCCGCCTGCCCGGGTGCCGTCTCCTGCGCCgacgcgctcgcgctcgcggcCCGGGACGCCGTCGAGCTCCTCGGCGGCTGCCGCTACGACGTCGCGCTGGGGCGCCGCGACGGCACGCGGTCCGATCCCTGGGAGGTCGACCTGCCCGCGCCCTTCGCCAGGCTCGACGACGTGCTCGCCTACTTCGCCGCGAGGGGCTTTTCCGCCGAGGAGACCGTCGTGCTCTTCGGCGCCCACACCGTCGGCGGCGCGCACTGCTCCTCCTTCCGCTACCGCCTCACCGGGCccgacagcggcggcgccatggacgaGACCCTCCGCCGCGACATGCTCGACACCTGCGGCGCCGCCGACCTGCCGCTGGACACCGACCCGGCCGCTTTCTTCGACCCCGACACGCCGTTCACCGTCGACAACAACTACTACGCGCAGCTCATGAGCAACAGGACGCTGCTGCAGGTCGACCAGGAGGCCGCTACGCACCCCGACACCGCGCCGCACGTCGCCTACTACGCGGCCAGCCCCGGCGCCTTCCTGCAGAGGTTCTCCGAGGCCATGGCCAAGCTCAGCAACGCCGGCGTGCTCGAGGGCGACGCGGGCGAGGTCAGGAAGGTCTGCTCGAGGTACAACACTTGA